GGCGAATGTCAATATTCTGGCTGCATGGGGAGTAGTGCCTGCTACGAACGAAAAGATATCCCCTGACAATGGATGTGGCGGGGGTTAACCCGCCCGTAAACGTGAGTGGAAACCCGAGAAGATGCGTAGCATCATGATTCGGCTTTGCAAGAACGAATTTAAAGAGTGCAATCACCAGGAGAGTATAGCTTGTGGCTTCGGCTATCTGGATTGGGTGGTGAGAGTTCAATCATGCTCCCGACGTCATTAGTATCTAGCATCGGCTAGTTTCTGGCAGTATATTATCTTTGGAAGTAAGCTGTTCCTTATTCGCTTGGTTGTTTGGAATAATATAAATTTTCTGAATGAAATCTTATCGTAAAATATGGTTTGGACGGCTCTTGGATGAGTCATTTTCGTATTTATAAGTTTCTAGCACACATCCGGAAGAACACAAGTATATTAAATATTCGCCTTCCCGGAGTTGCTATTCGAATACACCGTTTTTGCTAGTCTTTGCCAAATCTATCTCGGGAGTATGACAGGAGGATTGATATTCGTGAAGCAGGAAAGTGGACCGGATGAACGATTTGTGTGAAAGAGGATTCGAATGGGCTTTTGGGAGCATATATCACTTCAAGAATATCAAAACAATAATTGAGACAACGGCACTTGCGCCATCTCGTATCAACAACCAGCAGCAGTAGGCCAGTCACAGATGATATTGATAACAACTGGTTTGTTCAGCCTCTTCCCATGACCGAATTAAGCTCCAGAGTCAGGTTCGCGGTCATACTTACTATAGGTGTTGCTGTGCCAGGAGCACTCGCTTATTTGTTTTCAATGAGTGGGTTCTCTCAGATAGCAACAATTGTCTGGGTTGTAGGATACGGTGGTGCAATTATTGCTATTTGGTATAACTGGATTCGACCTATTGATTTTGAAGAAGGTAACCATGAAGCGAGCGTTGATAAAGAGGATTCATCAAACGACCATCAACCAGCAACAGATAACACCCAGGTAAACACTAACAGTAATAGTGCAGAGTAACGCTTAATAAGAGATACTGCTTAGACTGGATCTCTCCCATCACTTAGATATCAATTGTTTAGTCAATCACGAACTACCTTGCGACATTTAAAGATCAGAAGAAAGAGTTTGAATATATAGCGCAACGAAACCTCATATGTCTTATATTGGACACGCTTCACACGCCAGTCTGTTTGACGAGATTACAATAGATGTTCGCTGCGGACAAGAGTTTATCATACCAAGGCAACCACTACAAATACCAAAAATAGAGCTCCTATTGCCACTACCTTCCAATTTTTGAAGTAGATGGACAACAATTCCATAACTACTAATACAATAGCTACTGCTAGCAAAACAGCCGTCGTAGCCATCATTAGTCGACCAATGAAGCCGATAGTAAAATCCTCTACGGCTAAGAGTTGGAGCGATAAAGGGGGTTACCAGCTCTTGTTCTCTACTATGATGTGAATCCGACCTACACCGGACTCTAACCCAAATTGCCCTGATAATTGTCTTCAAGCCACTTTATCAGTTATCTAACGACCAAATCGCCACTTAGGTCCAAGGGCCCCCCAGTGCTACGAAGCACATCCGCGGACTGTCCATTCCGACAAGTTCAGTTCATGACCAATCTTGGCGGGAGGCTCCTCAAAACGATCACCCTACCCACGTATTCTTTAAGTATTTAGTGGGACACCTCTTTTTCCCGTTTGGGAGTTGTTCTAGTTATGAGATTATTGCTGTGTGAGAATCAACCTGGGTGGCAGATTTTCACTATAGAGGCATTATCTTCGGTATCCACTCACTATTAGCCCCCCTCCAGAGAGCAAAAGAACAGCAGCTATTACTAATAGACCAATATGCCATGGTTGGAACCAAGCTGGTAGTGGAACGATATACGATAGTCCAGCGCGTGCCTGATCAAGTAGCGGCAGTGTTGATTGGGCTGTAGCAGAAGGTGTACTCCCAGAGCTATTCATCCGATCAAGCTGATTACTGCTTAGTAGTTCACCATATGGGAGGCGCTCCGCATCATACGGCCAGATGCCTGTTTCTGCGGTCCAAACAGTTTCTCCGTTCGGTGTAACCTCCACTATACGATTATTGCGTGTGTCAGTGATTAGAGTATTACCGTTTGGGAGTCGATCAGCATCGCGAGGCCAATCGAATCCAATCCCGTTTGCAGAATCTGCTCCCCAAACGACCTCCCAACTTTCGTTCTCTCTATGTAATTCGACGACTCTATCATTCTCGCTATCGGCTACAAGAGTTGTATTCGGCCCAAGAGATTGTGGATTATGCTGGTGGTCCATTGTTTCTGGGTCACCACACAGTACATCGCCTCCACTATCATTGTTGTAATCTGCAAGCCCATTGTTGGCTTTACAATTAGCGTCGTCATTATCCTCAGTATCTTCGTTAATTACGTCAACAACTCCTTCTCCACGCTCAACAACTACAAGCTGGTTAGCGTTGCGGACTGAAACCATATATCGATCAGGGCTAATTCTATCTACATCGTTGATATGGAGCCAATCCGTTTGAGTAGGGTCAGGTGGCGCATCGTATCGTTCACTTCCATTCCACTGCCAAGTCACGCTCCCATTTGGTGCAACAGTGAAGATCCGTTCGTTGTCCATATCGGTCATGAGGATCTCGCCACTCGGCAGCAGATTCGCGTCGTGAACTTCACTATTCAACTTCGTTCGTACTGGGAAAGTCCATTCGCTGATAATGCGTGGCTCTGGATCTGGATCTATAATCCGAAAGCCTGTCCGAGAACATGGTGATTGATATTGTCCACAGGATTGCTGACCCTCAACAATAAAGCCTGTAAGAACTGTTCCATTTTCTAGCATGGTTACATCAAAGTAGTCCACGTTTCCCGCTCCTGTCGTCCAGACTGGGCTGCTATTTGCATTTAACATAGCTACTTGGCCTGCTGCCTGCATCCCTACCAGGGTTTGACCACGTTCAGCCGTACCATTTGAGTCCTCACTACTCAAACTAGGTGCGGTCGCTGCACTCAGTCCAAATGAAACAACAATACCTACGATAGCTATGAGAACCAGTACTATTCCCGTACGCTGGCGAGATGGTAAGCGCATTGAATGATAGAACTGAGCATAGTGTTCGGTATAATTCTACTGATTCGATTCATTTCCTGTAGATAATGATGGTAAATACTCACCACAAATAACACTCAGTAGGTATATTATACTTATTTTTCCGATATCGAAGCTCGTTTGTGGTTGCATCCCCATTTCTGAAACGAAATGAACAAGTTCTCTTTTGAATTTCGATCGATAATCACTGCCATAGTTTTAGCTTTTGGTTCGTATGTAGTGGGGAACGGAATTGTTCTATTGACGATTTCAGGACTCTCTGTGGCAGGAGTTAGTGTCTCAACACGCCCAGCGCTCCGATTACTACTGAGTACAGTGTTGCTACAAGGGATTACTTTTGGTTTGCTTGGCTACCTATATCTCAAAGTCCGCAATTTAGAGTTCTCATTCTTCTCTTTTTCCCTACCTAACTTGCGTGACCTTGGTGTTACCCTTGTAGGTATTATTGGATTGCTCGTCCTGATGACGGGATTCTCACTGATCACTGAATATTTTGGATACGATATAGCTCAGAATCAGATCATCGCTGTAGGTGAACAAAACCCATTAGTCCTTCTCTTACTAATACCTCTTTCATTTTTAGTAGTTGGGCCTGGTGAAGAATTACTATTTAGAGGGATTGTTCAAGGAGCGTTGCGAGAAGCGTTCGATCCTATCCAAACAGTAGTCCTTGCTAGTGCACTGTTTGCCTCTATCCATTTCTTCTCTCTCTCCGGTGAGGGAAAATTTCTATATATTGGATTAGTATTCGTTCTTGCTCTCATCCTTGGAGGGACATATGAATTAACTCAAAATTTGACTGTCCCAGCACTCATTCACGGTGCGTATAACGCAATACAGTTCGCTAGCCTCTACCTCGTCACAACAAGTTGATTATCGTGGAAAACAAACAATTCAGCAACCTCTTGACACACTCATCTGAGCGACTCGTCTGTTAGTATGATTTGCACAGCCATCCTATCTGGACCGAAGACCATCAAACAAAACACTATCCTTTATGACTAACACTGTTCCCGCTCAGACGAATGCGACCTTAACCACTTCAGATAGCAATACCATCACTGAGTACTTCTCAATAAGCGGAATGCATACTCGCGCTTGTGAATCGTATCTTGAGCGGCTTGCTACTGATACTGAAGGTGTACAAGATGCTTCAGCTAGCTATACAACAGAGGTGATGCGCGTTGAGTATGCTTTAGACGAGACCGACCGAGAGACAATTGAGGATAATCTCTCGCAGTGGGGCTATCGTGCATCAGAGCCTACCCCAGGAGAAACAGCGGGGGAACGGAGCGATTTTGATTTTCAACATTTCCGGATGATATTTTCGTTTATTGTCATCTCTTTGGTCTACCTCTTCTACATTGCATTCTTTTACCCAGTCTACCTCGGTATTTTCCCTCGGAATTTCTTGGAAAGCCACATCATCATTGTTGGTCTCTATGGCCCACTGGCTCTGTTCACGACGGTAATTATTTTTGGAGTGGGATTTCCGATCCTCCGCTCAGCATACATCAGTCTCCGAGAGAATCAGTTGACAGTCGATGTTCTCATTTCCCTTTCTGCACTCGTTACGTACAGTTATTCAATCGTCTCACTGGCGTTTTTTGGCCGCTTGTACGTTTTCTTCGACGTCGCGACCACAATTATCGTGGTTGCAACGGTTGGTAACTACATCCGTGCCAAGTACAAACGCCGCGCAGTGAAAGGTCTCGCTGAGCGTCTCAGTGCTACAGAAACACCTGTCCATCGCCTCTCCGAGGACGGAGAGATGGAGTCGGTAGCAGTTGATGACTGCGAGCCTGGGGACCGATTTTTTGTGCGGCCAGGCGAGCAAATACCCCTAGATGGGGTAATCCTGGACGGCCAGGGTACGGTCAACGAAGCACTTGTTACTGGGGAGGCACGTCCACAGCGAAAGCTGCCGGGTGATGAAGTGATTGGAGGGTCAGCTGCCATTGATGGGGCATTTGAAGTGCAAGTCGGCGAGGGCGCAACCAGTACACTCGACCAACTCCGTGACTTGGTTTGGAATCTTCAAGCCGACCAGCTAACTACTGAACGCCTCACGAATCGTATCATAGCAGTCTACACACTCTTCGTAGGCGGTCTCTCCATTGCAACCTTTGTCGCGTGGATTGTTCTAGGAGCAATAGTTGACACGGCTTTCCAGACGGCTCTCACAGTTATCATCGTCGCCTGTCCTATCGCACTGAGTTTAGTGGCACCGCTAGCCATCGGTCGAGGTGTGGCTGTTGCGGCCGATCGCGGAGTCCCGATTCTTGACCAAACGACTCTTGAGCGGATCAGGGATGCTGACGTTATTGCGTTCGACAAGACAGGCACACTTACAACAGGTGAAATGCAGATTGTCGATATTGAAACAACAGAAAACACTGATAAGCTACTTCGTCGAGCAGCGGCAGTCGAATCCTATTCAGCGCATCCGATTGCAGCGGCTATACGAGCGCGTGTCGGAAGTCCTGTGGAGAGCTCTGACTTTGAGCGTTATCAGTACGGAGTCGTGGCAACCGTAGAAGGAATGGAAACAGCAGTCGGAAATCCCGCTCTCTTTAATGAACTCGACTGGGAGTGCCCTCCATCGATTCGGACCACTATCTCGCAGATACGAGAACGCGGTGAGCTGCCAACTGTTGTTGGGTGGGAAGGAAAAGCGGTCGGTGTCATCGCGCTTGCGGATACCCCCCGTGATCGCTGGGAGGACGTAATTGAAGAACTCGATACAGACAATCGACAGATAGTTGTTATAACAGGCGACGACCCGCTCGTCGCTAAACAGTTCGAGAATCATCCCGGAATAGATGAAGTGTACGCCGATGTCTCTCCGGAAGCAAAGGAGGAGATCATCGCGGATCTCAAAAGTGAGGGGACAGTCGCGATGGTAGGAGACGGGACAAACGATGCGCCGGCGCTGGCATCAGCTGATCTAGGCGTTGCAATGGTTTCTGGGAGTGATTTCACAGTCACAGTTGCGGACGCCCTGATAACAGACGATACACTTGCACCGTTTGCTGAGCTGTTTACTATTGCCCAACAGACTCGACGACGATTGTTAGAAAGCCTTGGGCTGGCTCTCGTGACGCCGCTTATTGGGATTCCACTCGCAGTTGCTGGATTCGTGACGCCGGTTGTTGCTGCAGGGTTGATGGCTACAGGAGCAATCCTCGTTCTTGCAAATAGCTATCGCTCACTCTGATTTGACTCAACTTCCGTCTTCTCTGGTCTTGCTATATCCAGCGTCTACAAAACCTATCTCGCTCGATCTCGTTTCCAGATTCATCTACGATAGTGTGTTAATGAGTGTGTAGATGATGAGAAAGCTGAGCAGGGCAAAAGCAACACCAAAAACTGCCATACTGATTGGCGTTTGAGGAAAAGTGACTCCCAAGAAGGTCGTTGTTGGAGACGGATCTATAGACCCGAGAAAATAGCCGACCCCTGCAACTACAAAAACAGTGAAACCAGATATCACGCTGAGGATACTTCGTCCGGAGATACTGTCTGTCTTCGTCGTCATGCAAATCTTGTCGAACTGGACAGCAATATTCCTTCGTCTCTCTATTTTCGGCATATCTAGCCGGATAACTACACAGATATCTCTGTACTAGAAGTCGTAAAGACCACCAGAGAATTGTTCTGCGACTGAATACGAATACGATCAGAATGAACGTTGTATTGCTTGTTCGACGGAATCATGTCCGTAGAGATCTGAGAGTCAAATATGAGTTTCCCGGGCGTTGAGAGCAACGGGTTATCCGCGGGTTGGCAGTCACGCCGAACTACCCAAGTCGTCGTGTGGCTCGGGACTGTTCTCGTTGCTCTCTGTGCGACCCCACTCGCCGCAGCCCACGGTACCAGTGGTACTCACGTCTACGCTGGCGGTGTTCACCTCGAGCAGTGGCATGCCCTATTCTTGATTGGACTCGGGCTCGGAATGGCCGCTGTTAGCGCGTATCTGCCGCGAGTACTCAAGCCGACCTACTCACACTACGCGCTCTGGAGCGTCTTCGCTGGGCTGGTGCTGGCTGCGGTCGGTGGTGTCCTGTTCACGCAGTTAGCTACCGCGACTGAGTACACAGCGAGTTCGATTCCGTTTCCACGGGCGTGGTACCAGCCCATTGCGCTACTACTCGGATTCGTGATGATGACCGGGAGCCTCCTTCTCGGCCGGCTCCAATGGCCAACACGGCCCGAGTATTCCATTCTGGGAATCGAACTAGGCCTCTGGATCGCCTATCCGGCACTTACTGGGATGGGCGAGTACACTAATCCACTCGGGTACGCGCTCGTCCTCAGCGTTCCGCTTACCGTCGGGTACATTCTCTGGCAGGACTGTGCTGGCGCGATCCGGTCGGTGCTTCGGGACCGGACGGCACGTCGGTTCGGTGGTGGCGTCGCGCTCACCGCCGGGCTCTTTTTCATGTTCGCGGCCGGCTTCTTCTCCTTCGTACCGGAGGAAGGTCTCAACGCACCGCAGACGGCCACCGTAACGACGCTGCCGACACTGTTCCCACTCGTGACCTGGCCCACGCTCGAATGGTTCTTCCCAACGATTCCTTTCGTGGGAATGCTCTCGGTCGGCGTTTTCATCATTGTCGGGATGCTCGGCGGGCTGATCGGCCTCAATGCTGCGATTATCGCTCGTCTCTGGACATCGGGAGAGAAGACGGAGGTAACCGAGAGCAGCGTCGGAACGGCGGCGTTCGTTGGAGCGAACGCGTGTAGTTGCTGTGGGCCGATCATCGGACAGTTCGTCATCCTGGTCGCGGGTTCTTCGGCTGCTGCACCCATCTACTGGTTGTTCGTCGACCTCGCTTCACCTGCTGGAACGCTCTTTCTCGCCACGAGCATCGCACTCCTCACCGGGAGTCTCCTGCACGCCGCCAAATCGCTAGTCAATTCGCCAGCGTGTGAAATTAACGAGCGTTCCTCGCCCCCGAGCGTACAGGCAGACTGAAGAAAACTAACCTTACGA
The genomic region above belongs to Halococcus salsus and contains:
- a CDS encoding arylsulfotransferase family protein, which gives rise to MRLPSRQRTGIVLVLIAIVGIVVSFGLSAATAPSLSSEDSNGTAERGQTLVGMQAAGQVAMLNANSSPVWTTGAGNVDYFDVTMLENGTVLTGFIVEGQQSCGQYQSPCSRTGFRIIDPDPEPRIISEWTFPVRTKLNSEVHDANLLPSGEILMTDMDNERIFTVAPNGSVTWQWNGSERYDAPPDPTQTDWLHINDVDRISPDRYMVSVRNANQLVVVERGEGVVDVINEDTEDNDDANCKANNGLADYNNDSGGDVLCGDPETMDHQHNPQSLGPNTTLVADSENDRVVELHRENESWEVVWGADSANGIGFDWPRDADRLPNGNTLITDTRNNRIVEVTPNGETVWTAETGIWPYDAERLPYGELLSSNQLDRMNSSGSTPSATAQSTLPLLDQARAGLSYIVPLPAWFQPWHIGLLVIAAVLLLSGGGLIVSGYRR
- a CDS encoding CPBP family intramembrane glutamic endopeptidase; translated protein: MNKFSFEFRSIITAIVLAFGSYVVGNGIVLLTISGLSVAGVSVSTRPALRLLLSTVLLQGITFGLLGYLYLKVRNLEFSFFSFSLPNLRDLGVTLVGIIGLLVLMTGFSLITEYFGYDIAQNQIIAVGEQNPLVLLLLIPLSFLVVGPGEELLFRGIVQGALREAFDPIQTVVLASALFASIHFFSLSGEGKFLYIGLVFVLALILGGTYELTQNLTVPALIHGAYNAIQFASLYLVTTS
- a CDS encoding heavy metal translocating P-type ATPase → MTNTVPAQTNATLTTSDSNTITEYFSISGMHTRACESYLERLATDTEGVQDASASYTTEVMRVEYALDETDRETIEDNLSQWGYRASEPTPGETAGERSDFDFQHFRMIFSFIVISLVYLFYIAFFYPVYLGIFPRNFLESHIIIVGLYGPLALFTTVIIFGVGFPILRSAYISLRENQLTVDVLISLSALVTYSYSIVSLAFFGRLYVFFDVATTIIVVATVGNYIRAKYKRRAVKGLAERLSATETPVHRLSEDGEMESVAVDDCEPGDRFFVRPGEQIPLDGVILDGQGTVNEALVTGEARPQRKLPGDEVIGGSAAIDGAFEVQVGEGATSTLDQLRDLVWNLQADQLTTERLTNRIIAVYTLFVGGLSIATFVAWIVLGAIVDTAFQTALTVIIVACPIALSLVAPLAIGRGVAVAADRGVPILDQTTLERIRDADVIAFDKTGTLTTGEMQIVDIETTENTDKLLRRAAAVESYSAHPIAAAIRARVGSPVESSDFERYQYGVVATVEGMETAVGNPALFNELDWECPPSIRTTISQIRERGELPTVVGWEGKAVGVIALADTPRDRWEDVIEELDTDNRQIVVITGDDPLVAKQFENHPGIDEVYADVSPEAKEEIIADLKSEGTVAMVGDGTNDAPALASADLGVAMVSGSDFTVTVADALITDDTLAPFAELFTIAQQTRRRLLESLGLALVTPLIGIPLAVAGFVTPVVAAGLMATGAILVLANSYRSL